Sequence from the Qipengyuania gaetbuli genome:
GTCGCAGTGCCCGAAAGCACTTCGCCGATGGTGTTGCGGACCGCGCGGACCTTCATGCCCTTGGCGAGTTCGACTTCGACGAACTGGTCTTCCACCTTGGTGATGCGACCCACGAGGCCGCCAGCGGTCACCACTTCGTCACCACGCTTCAGTCCGGCGATCTTTTCCTGGTGCGCCTTCTGCTGGCGCATCTGCGGGCGGATCATCAGGAACCAGAAGACGGCGAAGATCGCCACCCACGGAAGGATCTGGAGCCACACGGGCGGCTGGGCTGCGGCGGAGCCGGCTGCGGCGAGAAGGTCGATCATGCGGGAATTGCCTGTGTCCGTTCGTAAATTGATCCGTGCGAGGTAGGTCCGCTTTGGCTGCAATCAAGCAGCGACAGGCGCACCTCCCCCTCGATGTGGCGCGCAGCTAGCAGGATCGCGATTGCAGGGCAATGAATTGCCCGCGCTAGACGCTTGCCATGCACAGGAGCGGGGCCTATAGGGCCGCCTCCACTGGTATCGGGACGTGGCGCAGTCTGGTAGCGCACTATACTGGGGGTGTAGGGGTCGCTGGTTCGAATCCAGTCGTCCCGACCAGTGGTTTCCCTTCCAAATCGATGGAAATGTCGCGCTACATCAGCGCGCGAGCGCGTGCGTCAGCCCGGGCTGATCGAGCCGCCACCGCCACCGCCGCCCACAGCGGCGATCAGGCCTGCCCCGAAGAATCCGAGCAGGATGCCGATGGCGGTGTTGGGCTTGGGTTCGGCAAGGCGTGCCGCGCCGCATCCGGCATCGTCGGCCCAGTCGAGCCAGTCCTGCCAGGTGTAGGTGCGATCGTTGGCGACATCGCGATAGGTCTTGCCGACATAACGCCAGTTCTCGGGCGCGTTTCCGGCGTCCAGATAGGCGGTGTATTCGGGCCGGATACGGTCGCAGTCCCAATATTCGGGCGCTTCAAGCGCACCTTGCGTGTCGGACGCGATCGGCTGCGCAGATTGCGCCAGCGCGCTACCGCCGACCAGCGCAATCGCTGCGGCAGAGGCGACAAGAGTTGGAATTGCGCGTTTCATCCGGTGCTCCGAGCCCCTTCGACTTGCCTGCCGATACCGCAGAAATGCCTGTAATTCAATGAACGGGTGCGCCTCGATCACCGGCCTTCCCCACCCCGATTTCCTACAAGTGCCAATACGGTCATTTTTTCTGCAAAGGAGAAATCAAATGGCACTTATCGAATCACTTATCGGCCCCATCGCCTTGATCATCGACAAGATCATCCCCGACAGGCAAGCCCGCGCAAAGGCGAAGCTGGAACTGCTCGCGCTGGAAGGCACGCATGAACTCAAGTCCATTGAAGCCCGCCTTTCCGCCATCGTCGCCGAGGCCAACTCGGCCGATCCGTGGACCAGCCGCGCGCGGCCCAGCTTCCTCTACGTGATGTATGCGATCATCCTGTTCGCCATCCCGATGGGGGTGCTGGCAGCCTTCTCGCCGCAGGCGGCAGGCGACATCGGCGACGGCATCACGCGTTATCTTCGCGGACTGCCGGACGAGCTCTACGCGCTCTTCGGCACCGGCTATCTCGGCTACACCGCGGCACGCCAGTGGGGGAAGGCCAAGGGCGTGGAACGGTAATTTCGCCAGGACCGTGTTCCATCCGTTCCATCCTGTGGGGGCCGGCGGGACGCAATCCGGCTTTTGCCTTGCGTCCCGACTGGGCTAGGACAGGCCCCATGACCGACACCGTCTTCGTCCTCAACGGCCCCAATCTCAACCTCCTCGGCACGCGCGAGCCGGAGACCTACGGCTCCGACACGCTGGCCGATATCGAGGCGAGCCTCGTCGAACAGGCACGCGGACTTGGGGTGGCAGTCGACTTCCGCCAGACCAATCACGAAGGCGTGCTGGTCGACTGGCTTCATGAAGCGCGGGCCAGCGGCGCGAAGGCGGTACTGCTCAACGCCGGCGCCTATACCCACACCTCGATTGCCCTCCTCGATGCGATCCGCGCAATCGGGGTGCCGGTAATCGAGGTTCACCTGTCCGATCCCGCCCAGCGCGAGGCTTTCCGGCACGTTTCCTACGTGGGGATGGCCGCTGCCGACGAGGTGAAAGGGCTGGGTGCG
This genomic interval carries:
- the yajC gene encoding preprotein translocase subunit YajC: MIDLLAAAGSAAAQPPVWLQILPWVAIFAVFWFLMIRPQMRQQKAHQEKIAGLKRGDEVVTAGGLVGRITKVEDQFVEVELAKGMKVRAVRNTIGEVLSGTATKPAND
- a CDS encoding type II 3-dehydroquinate dehydratase produces the protein MTDTVFVLNGPNLNLLGTREPETYGSDTLADIEASLVEQARGLGVAVDFRQTNHEGVLVDWLHEARASGAKAVLLNAGAYTHTSIALLDAIRAIGVPVIEVHLSDPAQREAFRHVSYVGMAAADEVKGLGARSYAVALDKAAAL
- a CDS encoding holin family protein — translated: MALIESLIGPIALIIDKIIPDRQARAKAKLELLALEGTHELKSIEARLSAIVAEANSADPWTSRARPSFLYVMYAIILFAIPMGVLAAFSPQAAGDIGDGITRYLRGLPDELYALFGTGYLGYTAARQWGKAKGVER